One genomic segment of Pseudorasbora parva isolate DD20220531a chromosome 6, ASM2467924v1, whole genome shotgun sequence includes these proteins:
- the slc26a10 gene encoding solute carrier family 26 member 10 has translation MSASVAVYRNIYTEDRFRQTYGTEAQSRGRERLRDRLAQRCSCSQVECVHLLKKRLPVFSWLPKYKLKKWLLGDIIAGLTVGIVHIPQGMAFALLTSVAPVYGLYTSFFPVVIYMLFGTGHHVSTGTFAVLSLMTGSVVEQLVPMPLALNSSSPEAAEFEAQRIGVASAVAFLSGIMMLCMCGLQLGFLSTYLSEPIVKAFTSAAAFHVTVSQLQNMLGLRLPRYAGAFSLFKTLALVMENVPQTNLAELVISLLCLAVLVPVKEVNSRFRERLRTPIPIEIITVIIATGITYAFSLDSKYDIQIVGHIPAGFPEPRLPALKTIPEIAGDTVAITLVAYAVSVSLAMIYADKHGYSIDPNQELLAHGISNTVSSLFTCFPNSATLATTNILESAGGHTQLAGVFTSLVVLIVLLLIGPLFYFLPKAVLACINVTSLRQMFLLFKDLPDLWRISKIDFMVWLVTWLSVVVLNVDLGLAIGVVFSMMTVICRTQRASCSVLGRAANTEIYRSINNHNKCYEVPGVKILTYNGPIYYGNRSFFKADMAQLLGLTPERIRSREKALKAKERREREAISSVEQGVADSSFSSKNDLFRSEMAEGEVQAVLIDCSSVIFVDVAGARLFVQMCMECQKIGLTIYLTNCNESVLRILTSSGLMNYMNPQHIFVTIHDAVVYIQQQQEKPPENNTTVWV, from the exons ATGAGCGCATCAGTGGCTGTGTATAGAAATATATACACTGAGGATCGCTTCAGACAGACGTATGGTACGGAAGCCCAGTCTAGAGGGAGAGAGCGGCTCCGCGATAGACTGGCGCAGAGATGCAGCTGCTCTCAGGTGGAGTGTGTTCACCTGCTCAAGAAGAGACTGCCCGTGTTCAGCTGGCTGCCAAAATacaagctcaaaaaatggcttTTAGGAGATATCATAGCGGGACTGACTGTTGGAATAGTACACATTCCCCaag GAATGGCCTTTGCTTTGTTGACATCAGTGGCTCCTGTCTATGGCCTTTACACATCATTCTTCCCTGTGGTTATCTATATGCTCTTTGGCACTGGTCACCACGTTTCCACTG GTACCTTTGCTGTGTTGAGTCTGATGACTGGCTCGGTGGTAGAGCAACTGGTTCCCATGCCACTCGCTCTGAATTCCAGTAGCCCAGAGGCTGCAGAGTTTGAGGCCCAGAGAATTGGGGTGGCATCAGCTGTAGCATTTCTCTCAGGCATAATGATG CTATGCATGTGCGGCCTCCAGTTGGGTTTCCTTTCCACATACCTCTCAGAACCGATTGTTAAGGCTTTCACAAGTGCAGCCGCTTTCCATGTGACTGTCTCACAGCTGCAAAACATGTTGGGATTACGACTACCCCGATATGCTGGTGCCTTCTCTCTTTTTAAG ACTCTGGCTTTAGTGATGGAGAACGTGCCCCAAACTAATTTGGCTGAGTTGGTGATCTCACTGCTGTGCCTGGCTGTTCTGGTGCCAGTTAAAGAGGTCAACTCACGCTTTCGGGAGCGCCTGCGCACTCCCATCCCTATAGAGATCATCACT GTAATAATTGCAACAGGAATTACATATGCCTTTTCTCTGGATTCCAAGTATGACATACAGATAGTAGGGCATATTCCAGCAGG tttccCTGAGCCACGGCTGCCTGCATTGAAGACAATTCCAGAAATAGCTGGCGACACAGTTGCTATCACCCTTGTAGCCTATGCCGTGTCTGTTTCTCTGGCCATGATTTATGCTGATAAACATGGATACTCCATTGATCCAAATCAG GAGCTTCTAGCACATGGCATCTCCAACACCGTGTCATCTCTCTTCACCTGCTTCCCCAATTCAGCTACATTGGCCACCACCAACATACTGGAGAGCGCCGGAGGTCACACACAG CTCGCAGGAGTGTTCACAAGTCTGGTCGTTCTTATTGTACTTCTGCTTATAGGACCTCTGTTTTACTTCTTACCCAAG GCAGTGCTTGCTTGTATAAACGTGACCAGCCTGAGACAGATGTTTCTGCTGTTTAAGGATCTTCCCGACCTTTGGAGAATCAGCAAAATcgatttt ATGGTTTGGCTTGTGACCTGGCTGTCAGTAGTTGTTCTAAATGTTGACCTGGGCCTGGCCATTGGGGTGGTCTTCTCCATGATGACAGTTATCTGTCGCACACAGAG GGCCAGCTGCTCTGTTTTAGGAAGAGCCGCCAACACAGAGATCTACAGATCCATCAACAACCACAATAAA TGCTATGAAGTTCCTGGTGTGAAGATCCTGACCTACAATGGGCCTATCTACTATGGGAACCGTAGCTTTTTCAAGGCCGATATGGCTCAGCTTCTGGGCCTCACGCCTGAGCGGATACGCAGCCGAGAGAAAGCCCTGAAGGCcaaagagaggagagagagagaggccatCAGCTCTGTA GAACAAGGAGTTGCAGACAGTTCCTTTTCTTCAAAGAATGACTTGTTTAGATCAG AGATGGCTGAGGGTGAAGTCCAGGCCGTGTTGATAGACTGCAGCAGTGTCATTTTTGTGGATGTTGCGGGAGCTCGGTTATTCGTACAG ATGTGCATGGAGTGCCAGAAGATCGGGTTAACGATATACCTGACTAACtgcaatg AGAGTGTATTGAGGATTCTCACATCCAGTGGGCTCATGAACTACATGAATCCTCAGCATATCTTTGTTACAATCCATGATGCTGTGGTCTACATACAACAGCAGCAG GAGAAACCTCCTGAGAACAACACAACGGTATGGGTATGA
- the sp5l gene encoding sp5 transcription factor-like, giving the protein MAALTLSRADNFLHNFLQDRTPSSSPESGPNTLSFLATTCSQAWQEGSQLPYEGPVGSASSMFQLWSNDVAPNSSLSAHQMTFTMPKMQFPGHMQPHSHHHHHHHHHHHELPLTPPAEPPSAYSFELSPVKMLSSQAQGNAPYYAQHNAVGQNFPSFLQNASGRPHLPGGHVEDGQQWWSLPQSTSAPSNHPFSLGRQLVLGHQPQIAALLQGTSKGLLSSTRRCRRCKCPNCQSTGNGGAALEFGKKRLHICHIPDCGKVYKKTSHLKAHLRWHAGERPFICNWLFCGKSFTRSDELQRHLRTHTGEKRFGCQQCGKRFMRSDHLSKHVKTHQSRKSRSSQPTHSGTDALLSNIKRE; this is encoded by the exons ATGGCTGCGTTAACCTTATCAAGAGCGGACAATTTCCTTCACAATTTCTTACAG GACCGTACTCCCAGCTCCTCTCCAGAGAGTGGTCCTAACACCCTTTCTTTTTTGGCCACCACATGCAGTCAGGCTTGGCAGGAGGGGTCCCAGCTCCCTTACGAGGGTCCCGTGGGCTCCGCTTCCAGCATGTTTCAGCTCTGGAGCAATGACGTGGCCCCTAACTCCAGCTTGAGCGCTCACCAGATGACCTTCACCATGCCCAAAATGCAGTTCCCCGGCCACATGCAGCCGCACtcccatcatcaccatcatcaccaccatcaccaccacGAGCTGCCCCTCACACCTCCGGCCGAGCCTCCGTCAGCCTATTCGTTCGAGCTGTCTCCAGTAAAGATGCTCTCCTCTCAGGCTCAGGGGAACGCGCCATACTACGCGCAGCACAACGCTGTGGGTCAGAACTTTCCCAGCTTCCTTCAAAACGCCTCAGGAAGACCTCACCTGCCTGGCGGGCACGTCGAGGATGGCCAGCAGTGGTGGAGTCTCCCTCAGAGTACCAGCGCACCCTCCAATCACCCCTTCTCTCTGGGACGGCAGCTGGTTTTGGGCCACCAGCCTCAAATTGCTGCCCTTCTGCAGGGCACCTCAAAGGGTCTGTTGAGCTCAACTCGTCGCTGTCGCAGGTGCAAATGCCCCAACTGCCAGTCCACGGGAAACGGAGGTGCTGCTCTGGAGTTTGGGAAGAAAAGACTGCACATTTGTCACATTCCAGATTGTGGCAAGGTTTACAAAAAAACCTCTCACCTGAAGGCGCACCTGCGCTGGCACGCCGGCGAGCGTCCCTTCATCTGCAACTGGCTCTTCTGCGGGAAGAGCTTCACACGCTCAGATGAGCTGCAGAGGCATCTCCGCACGCACACCGGGGAGAAGCGTTTCGGCTGTCAGCAGTGTGGGAAAAGGTTTATGCGGAGCGATCATCTCTCCAAGCATGTGAAGACCCATCAGAGCAGGAAGAGCCGGTCCAGTCAGCCCACTCACAGTGGGACCGATGCACTGCTAAGCAACATCAAGAGAGAGTAA